Proteins co-encoded in one Candidatus Taylorbacteria bacterium genomic window:
- the recO gene encoding DNA repair protein RecO, whose protein sequence is MHTKYTTLGFVLEKVPHGEASSYFSIFTREFGKVFASAQAVREVKSKLRMNLEELSFVEVSLVRGKSVWKITGAKNISSLFGAFRDSSEKLEITAQCSALLLRLLHGEEKNDPLFQLLFDAFSYFKSENLTSEEMKNFEILLVLNILHELGYVGNKNEFSEFVGAPSWGSVALSRVALIKKRALSEINRSLLESQL, encoded by the coding sequence GTGCACACGAAATATACTACGTTAGGCTTCGTGCTCGAGAAAGTTCCACACGGCGAGGCATCGAGCTATTTTTCTATTTTCACGCGGGAATTCGGAAAAGTCTTCGCCTCGGCGCAGGCGGTGCGCGAGGTCAAGTCAAAACTCCGCATGAACCTCGAAGAACTGTCGTTTGTCGAGGTTTCACTCGTTCGGGGAAAGTCCGTGTGGAAAATTACTGGCGCGAAAAATATTTCGAGTCTTTTTGGCGCATTCAGAGACAGTAGCGAAAAACTGGAAATTACCGCGCAGTGCTCCGCGCTCCTTTTGCGTCTTCTTCACGGGGAAGAGAAAAATGATCCGCTGTTTCAACTTCTCTTTGACGCTTTTTCATATTTTAAATCGGAGAATCTTACGTCCGAGGAGATGAAGAATTTTGAAATTCTGCTCGTCCTCAATATTCTTCATGAGTTGGGATATGTGGGGAATAAAAATGAATTTTCGGAATTTGTCGGCGCCCCTTCCTGGGGTAGTGTCGCCCTGTCTAGAGTTGCTCTCATAAAAAAGAGAGCGCTCTCTGAAATAAATCGCTCGCTTTTGGAGAGCCAATTGTAA
- a CDS encoding lyase family protein: MILRYADPDLTRLCSNLHKYGEWQNVELAVLEARSEVGEITPDNFTQVRDFLNLQPIDENWLDKEEKLSNHDYNAFIAERRRHLPKRLQRLFHGEMTSYDGEEPATSRIMKGTFDLTIGRIEGLEVALMSQIRKHRFTPRLERTHGRGAELQSVGRFLITLLTPLAQCRENVVIARNGFDYSKLSGAIGAGGGLKPEVQRLALAKLGLLPFNGATQIMPRTFHAGAASALAILASWLAKMAFDLWLGSRDPYPLFEEPFRPKQKGSSAMPWKKNPITLEKVRGMARWARACAMAIMENIETPEGRDISQSSVERLAWPDLLHTVIHLLSSMTKVVDGLNVYVDNLARQIAEMRETFAGSKAKELLAEWLEGKLDAEAVYRVVQLAGFNVLEPTYAAAEYRISGPPESLEEADKWTQRVCVQVRKPKVQYEPESFRHVIMTGALRPSPLLDISTEAVSSWNQMLCELFQDQEKRRCWNEIFKVSYWLKNEEDQFERVLGK, from the coding sequence ATGATACTGAGATACGCAGACCCAGACCTGACACGGCTTTGTAGCAATCTACACAAGTATGGAGAATGGCAAAACGTCGAACTGGCCGTTCTTGAAGCACGCTCTGAAGTCGGCGAAATCACGCCGGATAACTTCACACAAGTGAGGGATTTTCTTAACTTACAACCGATTGATGAAAATTGGCTGGATAAGGAAGAGAAACTCTCGAATCACGACTACAACGCGTTCATTGCGGAACGCCGGCGACACTTACCGAAACGTCTGCAAAGACTCTTCCACGGAGAGATGACTTCGTACGATGGTGAGGAACCGGCTACTTCCCGCATCATGAAGGGAACTTTTGATCTAACCATCGGGCGGATCGAAGGACTTGAAGTGGCACTGATGAGTCAAATTCGTAAACATCGCTTCACTCCGCGCCTTGAACGAACTCACGGAAGAGGCGCCGAACTACAATCTGTGGGCAGATTCTTGATCACCCTTCTGACACCGCTGGCACAGTGTCGCGAAAACGTGGTCATCGCTCGGAACGGATTCGATTACTCAAAACTGTCTGGCGCCATCGGCGCAGGTGGGGGTTTGAAACCTGAAGTGCAACGGCTCGCGCTTGCGAAACTAGGACTTCTTCCGTTCAATGGAGCGACTCAAATTATGCCTCGCACATTCCATGCGGGAGCCGCTAGCGCGCTTGCGATCCTTGCTTCGTGGCTCGCCAAAATGGCCTTCGACCTGTGGTTGGGAAGCCGAGACCCGTATCCGTTATTCGAGGAGCCTTTCAGGCCCAAACAAAAAGGCTCGTCGGCAATGCCATGGAAAAAGAACCCGATCACTTTGGAAAAAGTGCGCGGTATGGCTCGATGGGCCCGGGCGTGTGCGATGGCCATCATGGAGAACATCGAAACTCCAGAGGGGCGGGACATCTCGCAATCGAGCGTTGAGCGTTTAGCCTGGCCGGATCTACTACACACAGTTATCCATCTGCTTTCCTCTATGACGAAAGTGGTAGACGGTCTCAACGTGTACGTAGACAATCTGGCGCGACAAATCGCCGAAATGCGTGAGACCTTTGCCGGCAGCAAGGCAAAGGAGCTTCTTGCCGAATGGCTTGAAGGCAAACTCGATGCCGAAGCAGTGTATCGCGTTGTCCAACTTGCTGGGTTTAACGTGCTGGAACCAACTTACGCCGCAGCGGAATATCGTATATCCGGACCACCGGAATCACTTGAGGAGGCAGACAAGTGGACACAAAGAGTGTGTGTACAAGTTCGCAAACCAAAAGTCCAGTATGAACCAGAATCCTTCCGGCACGTGATTATGACTGGGGCGCTGCGACCATCACCCTTGCTGGACATAAGCACCGAAGCGGTAAGTTCGTGGAATCAAATGCTGTGTGAACTCTTCCAAGACCAAGAAAAAAGGAGATGTTGGAACGAGATCTTCAAAGTCTCCTACTGGCTAAAAAACGAAGAGGATCAGTTCGAGCGTGTGCTCGGCAAATAA